The proteins below are encoded in one region of Halalkalicoccus jeotgali B3:
- a CDS encoding RNase P subunit p30 family protein — protein sequence MYEAVYATPEGRSTVARFAHTASEYGFSGLVVRSGAACGADDAEAIAESTGIDVVHGTEIRAEGPQKASGYLGDRREEYTVLALRGGTNELNRFAVEQERLDVLTKPMAGEGDFNHVLAKAAARNGVRVEFDLSTVLRLEGGPRVQALSDMRKLRELVGQYDAPYVVSGAPESHLQLRGPRELVAVGERVGFSAEEIEHGLREWGRLTDRNREVVSESFIEPGVRRGRYEENG from the coding sequence ATGTACGAGGCGGTCTACGCCACCCCCGAGGGCCGTTCGACGGTCGCGCGGTTCGCGCACACCGCGAGCGAGTACGGCTTCTCGGGTCTCGTCGTGCGCAGCGGCGCGGCCTGCGGGGCGGACGATGCCGAGGCGATCGCCGAGAGTACCGGGATCGACGTCGTTCACGGCACCGAGATCCGCGCCGAGGGCCCGCAGAAAGCGAGCGGCTATCTGGGCGACCGCCGCGAGGAGTACACCGTCCTCGCGCTCCGAGGCGGGACGAACGAACTCAATCGCTTTGCGGTCGAACAGGAACGCCTCGACGTCCTCACGAAGCCGATGGCTGGCGAGGGCGACTTCAACCACGTGCTCGCGAAGGCCGCCGCGCGAAACGGGGTTCGCGTCGAGTTCGACCTCTCGACGGTCCTCCGGCTGGAGGGCGGCCCGCGGGTGCAGGCGCTCTCGGACATGCGCAAACTCCGCGAGCTCGTCGGCCAGTACGACGCCCCCTACGTCGTGAGCGGGGCTCCCGAAAGCCACCTCCAGCTGCGCGGGCCCCGCGAACTGGTCGCGGTCGGCGAGCGGGTCGGCTTCTCCGCCGAGGAAATCGAACACGGGCTCCGCGAGTGGGGTCGGCTCACCGACCGGAACCGGGAGGTCGTCTCCGAGTCGTTCATAGAGCCGGGCGTGCGTAGGGGTCGGTATGAAGAAAACGGTTGA
- a CDS encoding class I SAM-dependent methyltransferase produces MKKTVEEHAARFDDHAAEYDESQNSEEYKACASLVIEHADPGPEETVLDLGCGTGAIALALAPDAGRVVGRDISEGMMERAREKAAERGLNNVEFGEGRFRAPNYDGPVDIVTSNFAMHHLANEEKREAISVIADLGPRKIVLGDVMFFGQPDPEEPFYSPEVDDPATVGTLVEAFTGAGFAITHAQRVHDQVGVLVAERLDGR; encoded by the coding sequence ATGAAGAAAACGGTTGAGGAACACGCCGCCCGCTTCGACGACCACGCCGCGGAGTACGACGAGAGCCAGAACAGCGAGGAGTACAAGGCCTGTGCGAGCCTCGTGATCGAGCACGCCGATCCCGGCCCCGAGGAGACGGTCCTCGATCTCGGCTGCGGGACCGGCGCGATCGCGCTGGCGCTCGCGCCCGATGCCGGACGCGTGGTGGGCCGGGACATCAGCGAGGGGATGATGGAGCGCGCGCGGGAGAAAGCAGCCGAACGAGGGCTGAACAACGTCGAGTTCGGCGAGGGTCGTTTTCGCGCGCCCAACTACGACGGTCCCGTCGATATCGTGACCTCGAACTTCGCGATGCACCACCTCGCGAACGAGGAAAAACGCGAAGCGATCTCGGTGATCGCCGATCTCGGCCCGCGGAAGATCGTACTCGGTGACGTGATGTTCTTCGGGCAGCCCGATCCGGAAGAACCGTTTTACAGCCCCGAGGTCGACGATCCCGCAACCGTCGGCACCCTCGTCGAGGCCTTTACCGGGGCGGGCTTTGCGATTACACACGCCCAACGGGTTCACGACCAGGTCGGCGTCCTCGTCGCCGAACGCCTCGACGGGCGCTGA
- a CDS encoding BCCT family transporter: protein MSLWTVFGLEDTDRATKGFFFGTITALAALVLVGLLYPTTLESALNGAFDWVLYRFGWWFMALGVALVVFTFFMAFSRYGRIRIGGEDAEPEFGVFSWIAMVFTVGFGSSIVVWGVGEPISIVTQPPPSSPVPGASIESLALAFMFLHESFPGMAMWYLPFALGFGLMAYTSGSGDYRISSMMAVVLDRERYGWLFWLVDLAALIAIVGGLATTLGFTAQQLATILSDVFGAETNLITYGLFALIGLVFLADVWLGLHAGIRNAARITFVLMLLTSGVLLVVGPTLFILNVTLDATGIWLNNLPRLALYTAPTEGAQWPQSWTSFWWAWWAAWGLFVGSFVARVSKGRTIRETFVALVAAPTLLTWLQHGIIGGWVLAPGYVGPVGEAFTEGDIPAAVATAITLTPFSTVLGVLLVLIMAGYVLTTLDSAVYMLSAITLGEEDPNARNRAWWGALLTVLGIMTLNLPAFSAMEAFSPVMALPFTLFFVVLMYTSYVAARRHYREEYKEPGERPYFAISRAGEGSEDDRT from the coding sequence GTGAGCCTCTGGACCGTCTTCGGACTGGAGGACACCGACCGGGCGACCAAGGGCTTTTTCTTCGGGACGATCACCGCGCTCGCGGCGCTCGTCCTCGTGGGTCTTCTGTACCCTACCACGCTCGAGAGCGCGCTCAACGGCGCGTTCGACTGGGTGTTGTATCGCTTTGGCTGGTGGTTCATGGCGCTGGGCGTCGCGCTGGTGGTCTTTACCTTCTTCATGGCCTTCTCCAGATACGGCCGGATCCGGATCGGCGGCGAGGACGCCGAGCCCGAGTTCGGGGTGTTCTCGTGGATCGCGATGGTGTTTACCGTCGGGTTCGGGAGTTCGATCGTCGTCTGGGGGGTCGGCGAGCCCATCTCGATCGTCACCCAGCCGCCACCGTCCTCGCCGGTTCCGGGGGCGTCGATCGAGTCGCTCGCGCTCGCGTTCATGTTCCTTCACGAGTCGTTCCCGGGGATGGCGATGTGGTATCTCCCCTTTGCGCTCGGCTTCGGGCTGATGGCCTACACCAGCGGGAGCGGCGACTACCGCATCAGTTCGATGATGGCAGTGGTTCTGGATCGGGAACGCTACGGCTGGCTGTTCTGGCTCGTCGATCTGGCCGCGCTGATCGCCATCGTCGGTGGGCTCGCCACCACGCTCGGGTTTACCGCCCAGCAGCTCGCGACGATCCTGAGCGACGTCTTCGGTGCGGAGACGAACCTCATCACCTACGGACTGTTCGCGCTTATCGGGCTCGTCTTCCTCGCGGACGTCTGGCTCGGGCTCCACGCGGGGATCCGCAACGCCGCACGCATTACGTTCGTGCTCATGTTGCTCACCTCCGGCGTGTTGCTCGTCGTCGGCCCAACCCTCTTCATCCTCAACGTCACGCTGGACGCGACGGGGATCTGGCTCAACAACCTCCCGCGGCTCGCACTGTACACCGCCCCGACCGAGGGCGCACAGTGGCCCCAGAGCTGGACGAGCTTCTGGTGGGCCTGGTGGGCCGCCTGGGGCCTCTTTGTGGGGAGCTTCGTCGCGCGCGTCTCGAAGGGGCGAACGATCCGCGAGACGTTCGTCGCGCTGGTCGCCGCACCGACGCTACTCACCTGGCTCCAGCACGGCATCATCGGCGGGTGGGTGCTCGCGCCGGGCTACGTCGGTCCGGTTGGCGAGGCGTTCACCGAGGGAGACATCCCCGCGGCGGTCGCGACCGCGATCACCCTGACGCCCTTTAGCACGGTCCTCGGCGTCCTGCTCGTGCTCATCATGGCGGGCTACGTGCTCACCACCCTCGATTCCGCCGTGTACATGCTGAGTGCGATCACGCTGGGCGAGGAAGACCCCAACGCCAGAAACCGGGCGTGGTGGGGGGCGTTGCTCACCGTGCTCGGGATCATGACGCTCAACCTGCCCGCGTTCAGCGCGATGGAGGCGTTCTCTCCGGTGATGGCGCTGCCCTTTACGCTGTTTTTCGTCGTGTTGATGTACACGAGCTACGTCGCCGCCCGCCGGCACTACCGCGAGGAGTACAAGGAACCGGGCGAACGGCCGTACTTCGCGATCTCGCGGGCGGGCGAGGGATCCGAGGACGACAGGACCTGA
- a CDS encoding DnaJ domain-containing protein, which translates to METLYDVLGVDPNADAAAIRAAYREGAKRHHPDAADGDAATFRRLTTARDVLLDERRRERYDSLGHRRYARHHLGEERPAGESTRGRRQHAEFDRSSRQTSRPRRGRPARPDRREGARRGGTTDGRVAVSTYWPVMRRAGLVLGALLVVAFVLAALSL; encoded by the coding sequence ATGGAGACGCTGTACGACGTTCTCGGGGTCGATCCGAACGCCGATGCGGCGGCGATCCGTGCCGCGTACCGCGAGGGGGCGAAACGCCACCACCCCGACGCTGCCGACGGCGACGCGGCGACGTTCCGTCGGCTCACGACCGCGCGCGACGTGTTGCTCGACGAACGCCGTCGGGAGCGCTACGATTCACTCGGCCACCGCCGGTACGCCCGGCACCATCTGGGCGAGGAGCGGCCGGCCGGGGAGTCGACGCGCGGACGGCGTCAACACGCCGAGTTCGACCGGTCGAGCCGTCAGACGAGTCGCCCACGCCGGGGTCGCCCCGCCCGGCCCGATCGCCGCGAGGGCGCTCGTCGAGGGGGGACGACCGACGGCCGCGTCGCGGTCTCGACGTACTGGCCGGTGATGAGACGTGCGGGTCTCGTCCTCGGAGCGCTCCTCGTGGTGGCGTTCGTCCTCGCGGCACTGTCGCTTTAA
- the surE gene encoding 5'/3'-nucleotidase SurE, translating into METDLEVLLTNDDGIDSPGFRALYDALSAVANVTAVAPASDQSAVGRSMSSEVGIEEHELGFAIAGTPADCVVAGLEALGPSTDLVVSGCNTGANLGAYVLGRSGTVSAAVEAAFCGIPAIAVSLHVPQDEWPRTPAVEEYAEAGRAARYLVERAPTRGVFEHAEYLNVNVPLPADDPAPMAITRPSTVYEMGATQDGDSITLHDLSWEAMSEGTIDDPEGTDRRAVMEGKVSVSPLTAPHTTERHEALDRLAAEY; encoded by the coding sequence ATGGAGACGGATCTCGAGGTTCTACTGACCAACGACGACGGGATCGACAGCCCCGGTTTCCGTGCGCTCTACGATGCGCTCTCGGCGGTAGCCAACGTCACTGCCGTTGCCCCCGCCAGCGATCAGAGCGCCGTCGGCCGGTCGATGTCGAGCGAAGTCGGCATCGAGGAGCACGAACTGGGCTTTGCCATCGCGGGCACGCCCGCCGACTGCGTGGTCGCGGGCCTCGAGGCGCTTGGCCCCTCGACCGACCTCGTGGTCTCGGGCTGTAACACCGGCGCGAACCTCGGGGCCTACGTGCTGGGGCGGTCCGGTACCGTGAGCGCCGCCGTCGAGGCGGCCTTCTGTGGGATCCCCGCGATCGCCGTCTCGTTGCACGTCCCACAGGACGAGTGGCCCCGGACGCCCGCGGTCGAGGAGTACGCCGAGGCCGGTCGCGCCGCCCGGTACCTCGTCGAGCGCGCACCCACGAGAGGGGTCTTCGAGCACGCCGAGTACCTCAACGTCAACGTGCCGCTTCCCGCGGACGACCCCGCACCGATGGCGATCACCCGCCCCTCGACAGTCTACGAGATGGGCGCCACACAGGACGGGGACTCGATCACGCTGCACGACCTCTCTTGGGAGGCCATGAGCGAGGGGACGATCGACGACCCGGAGGGCACCGACCGGCGCGCGGTCATGGAGGGGAAGGTCAGCGTCTCGCCGCTGACCGCACCCCACACCACCGAACGCCACGAGGCGCTCGACCGGCTCGCGGCGGAGTATTAA
- a CDS encoding small ribosomal subunit Rsm22 family protein, protein MNRRAVLDAAKYLRNVRPIDPEEVCEYVEGGAHPAVVRRTLREEALSLGLTEREDGTFVPASEGPLSPASEGVYALPDRYLARLEDLLIERFGPDWPDGESGAALREAIRRLKERYYRQHPVEYDEEAALGYAIYHLPDYYAATGYVLDELGSRGLLPARLRVLDVGAGVGGPALALAEYATDALVEYHAIEPSAAADVLEGVLAETPRNFHPTIHRRSAEAFEPDGVFALDTDGQRESDGSRAGYDLLLFANVLSELSEPAAVLRKYLTHLVSGGAALALSPADKNTATGLRAVEHEVVAGSEYTVFAPTLRLWPDREPTDHCWSFERKPDLDLPGLQRRLDEGKRADRERGERDAATGEFLNRDVQYAYSILRRDGRRRIDATANPERFAPFADSEAHVTDRIDCIAVKLSRSLSESRPLFLLGDGSQSESHYAVLTRETGLNRALSEADYGDVLVFESALVLWNDDEGAYNLVIDEECIVDRVG, encoded by the coding sequence ATGAACCGGCGGGCAGTCCTCGACGCCGCGAAGTACCTCCGGAACGTCCGGCCCATCGATCCCGAGGAGGTCTGCGAGTACGTCGAGGGCGGCGCCCATCCCGCGGTCGTTCGGCGGACGCTGCGTGAGGAAGCGCTCTCGCTCGGCCTGACCGAACGCGAGGACGGGACTTTCGTCCCCGCGAGCGAGGGGCCGCTCTCGCCCGCCTCCGAGGGAGTGTACGCGCTTCCCGATCGGTATCTCGCCCGCCTCGAGGACCTCCTGATCGAGCGCTTCGGCCCCGACTGGCCCGACGGCGAGAGCGGGGCCGCTCTCAGGGAGGCGATCCGCCGACTCAAGGAGCGCTACTACCGCCAACACCCCGTCGAGTACGACGAGGAGGCGGCGCTGGGATACGCGATCTACCACCTGCCGGATTACTACGCGGCGACCGGGTACGTCCTCGACGAACTGGGTTCGCGCGGCCTGCTTCCCGCGAGGCTGCGCGTACTCGACGTGGGTGCGGGCGTCGGTGGACCGGCGCTGGCACTCGCGGAGTACGCCACGGACGCGCTCGTGGAGTATCACGCGATCGAACCCAGCGCGGCCGCCGACGTCCTGGAGGGGGTGCTCGCGGAGACACCCCGAAACTTCCACCCGACGATCCACCGGCGCAGCGCCGAGGCCTTCGAGCCCGACGGCGTCTTCGCCCTGGACACGGACGGCCAGCGCGAATCGGACGGGTCCCGCGCCGGGTACGACCTGCTCCTGTTCGCGAACGTGCTGAGCGAACTCTCCGAACCCGCGGCGGTCCTGCGGAAGTACCTCACACACCTCGTTTCCGGTGGAGCGGCCCTCGCGCTCTCGCCGGCCGATAAGAACACCGCGACCGGCCTGCGGGCGGTCGAACACGAGGTCGTCGCGGGAAGCGAGTACACCGTCTTCGCGCCGACCCTGCGGCTGTGGCCCGACCGCGAGCCGACCGACCACTGCTGGTCGTTCGAGCGCAAGCCCGATCTGGACCTCCCGGGACTCCAGCGCCGCCTCGACGAGGGCAAACGCGCCGACCGCGAGCGCGGCGAGCGCGACGCCGCCACCGGCGAGTTCCTCAATCGGGACGTCCAGTACGCCTACTCGATCCTCCGACGGGACGGCCGTCGGCGGATCGACGCCACCGCCAATCCCGAGCGCTTTGCCCCCTTCGCCGACAGCGAGGCCCACGTCACCGACCGGATCGACTGCATCGCGGTCAAACTCAGTCGCTCGCTCTCGGAGTCCAGGCCCCTGTTCTTGCTGGGCGACGGGAGCCAATCGGAGAGTCACTACGCCGTACTCACACGGGAAACAGGGCTGAACCGCGCGCTTTCCGAGGCCGACTACGGCGACGTACTCGTCTTCGAATCCGCGCTGGTGCTGTGGAACGACGACGAGGGCGCGTACAACCTCGTGATCGACGAGGAGTGTATCGTCGACCGGGTCGGATAA